A segment of the Gammaproteobacteria bacterium genome:
TTCATCGGCCTGCGTTATACGCGGGCCAAGCGCCGTAATCACTTCATTTCGTTCATCTCGCTGACCTCCATCCTCGGCATTGCTCTGGGCATTACGGCCCTGATCACGGTGCTGTCGGTGATGAACGGCTTCCAGACCGAAATCCGCCAGCGCATTCTAGGCATGACCGCGCATGCCACCGTGACCCAGCTGAACGGTCGCCTGGCCGACTGGAGCGGCCTGGAAAACCGCCTGGTGGGCGAGGATCACATCCTTGCCGCCGCACCCTATGTCCGGCAGGAGGCGATGGTGGTCAACGGCCGGGCGGTGAGCGGCGCCATCGTGAGCGGCATCCTGCCCAAGCAGGAAGACAAGGTGTCGGACGTCGGCCGCCACATGCTGGACGGCTCGCTGAACGCGCTGGATAAGAATGACTGGGGCATCGTGCTGGGCGATGAGCTGGCGCGCTCCCTGGGCGTGGGCATGGGCGACAAGGTCATGGTCATCACGCCCGAGGCGGGGGTGACGCCGGCCGGCATCCTGCCGCGCCTGCGCCGGTTCACCGTGGTGGGCATCTTCCGCGTCGGCATGTACGAATACGACCGCGGTTCGGCCTTCATCAGCATCAAGGACGCGCAGCGCCTGTTCCGCATGGGCAAGGACGTGAGCGGCCTGCGTCTCAAGCTGGACGACATGTTTCTCGCCCCCATGGTCAGCAATCGCCTGTCCAGCCAGCTGGGCCATTCCTATTGGGTGCGCGACTGGACCCAGATGCACGTCAACTATTTCAAGGCGTTGCGCACCGAAAAGCTGGTGATGTTCGTGATCCTGTTCCTGGTTGTCGCGGTGGCGGCGTTCAACATCGTTTCCACCCTGGTCATGGTCGTCACCGACAAGCAGGCCGACATCGCCATTTTGCGCACGCTGGGGCTGACCCCGCGTCAGGTGATGGGGGTGTTCATGGTTCAGGGCACGTTCATCGGCGTGATCGGCACGGCCCTGGGCGTGATCGGTGGGGTGCTGCTGGCGCTCAACGTGCCGACCATCGTGCCGGCCATCGAGCGGCTGTTCCATACCCAGTTTTTGCCGGCCAGCGTGTACTACATCAGCGAGATTCCTTCGCGCCTCGAAATCAACGATGTCTGGCACATCGCCGTGATCGCCTTCGTGCTGTCGATCGTCTCCACCCTGTATCCGGCGTTGCGCGCCTCGCGCACCCAGCCGGCGGAGGCCCTGCGCTATGAATGACGGGCAGGGGGCGAAAGAGGTCGTGATCAGCGCCGAGGGGCTGTTCAAGCGCTTTTCCGAAGGCGGATTGAGCGTGGATGTGCTCAAGGGCGTCGCGCTGGAGGTCCGGCGCGGCGAGAAGATCGCCATCCTCGGCAGTTCCGGCAGCGGCAAGAGCACGCTGCTGCATCTGCTGGGCGGGCTGGACACGCCCACGGAGGGCACCATCAGGGTGGCCGGCGAGGACATGGCGCGGTTGTCGGACGCGGCCCGCGGCCGGTTGCGCAACCGCGCCCTGGGCTTCGTCTACCAGTTCCACCATCTGCTGCCGGAGTTCACCGCGCAGGAAAACGTCGCCCTGCCGCTGGTGATTGCCGGTGCGAATCCCGGCACCGCCATGGATCGCGCCCGCAACCTGCTGGAGCGGGTGGGCATGCTCGGTCGCCTGCAGCACAAGCCCGGCGAACTCTCGGGCGGCGAACGCCAGCGCGCCGCCATCGCCCGCGCCCTGATCACCGAGCCGCGGGCGGTGCTGGCCGACGAACCGACCGGCAACCTGGACCGCAAGACGGCGGATCAGGTGTTCCAGACCATGCTCAGGCTGAATCGCGAGCTGCA
Coding sequences within it:
- the lolD gene encoding lipoprotein-releasing ABC transporter ATP-binding protein LolD, whose protein sequence is MNDGQGAKEVVISAEGLFKRFSEGGLSVDVLKGVALEVRRGEKIAILGSSGSGKSTLLHLLGGLDTPTEGTIRVAGEDMARLSDAARGRLRNRALGFVYQFHHLLPEFTAQENVALPLVIAGANPGTAMDRARNLLERVGMLGRLQHKPGELSGGERQRAAIARALITEPRAVLADEPTGNLDRKTADQVFQTMLRLNRELHTALVVVTHDLTLASRMDKVYTLHDGIIEEL
- a CDS encoding lipoprotein-releasing ABC transporter permease subunit produces the protein MYRPLSIFIGLRYTRAKRRNHFISFISLTSILGIALGITALITVLSVMNGFQTEIRQRILGMTAHATVTQLNGRLADWSGLENRLVGEDHILAAAPYVRQEAMVVNGRAVSGAIVSGILPKQEDKVSDVGRHMLDGSLNALDKNDWGIVLGDELARSLGVGMGDKVMVITPEAGVTPAGILPRLRRFTVVGIFRVGMYEYDRGSAFISIKDAQRLFRMGKDVSGLRLKLDDMFLAPMVSNRLSSQLGHSYWVRDWTQMHVNYFKALRTEKLVMFVILFLVVAVAAFNIVSTLVMVVTDKQADIAILRTLGLTPRQVMGVFMVQGTFIGVIGTALGVIGGVLLALNVPTIVPAIERLFHTQFLPASVYYISEIPSRLEINDVWHIAVIAFVLSIVSTLYPALRASRTQPAEALRYE